TCTGGATCCCCGACGAGGCGGTGTGGAGCACGTCGTACACCTCCTCGACGTCGACCTCCGTGATGAGGTCGTAGTCCCCGGCGACGATGTGGGCCTCGTCGACCTGCCCGAGTTCCCGCACCGCGGCCAGCAGCTCCTCGGACTGTCCGGCCGCCGTCTTCACCATGATGAACGCGTGAACCATGTGCCGTTTGGTACTCTGTGGCACGTCAAAAACCTTTTGTCGGCGACGGGATCGGGGTAAACTTATTCAGGGGGCCACGCGTAGGCCGTGGTATGCGGTTCGTTATCATCGGAGCCGGGAGAGTCGGTCTGCGAACGGCACGCGTACTTCGGGAGGAGGGCCACGAGGTGACCCTCGTCGAGCGCGGTGCCGAGAAGGCCAAGCGCGCCCGCAACCAGGGCTACGAGGTCATCGAGGGCGACGGCTCCCGCGAGGACGTGCTGAACGAGGCGGAGATCGCCTCGGCCGACGCCGTCGGCGCGCTCACCGGCGACCTCAACGTCAACTTCGCGGCGTGTATGATCGGGAAACACCACGGCTGTCGGACGGTCCTCCGGATCGACGAGGACTACCGCGAGGAGATCTACCGGAAGTACGCCGAGGAGGTCGACGAGATCATCTACCCCGAACGGCTCGGGGCCATCGGCGCGAAGAACGCGCTGCTCGGCGGCGACATCCGCGCCATCGCGGACATCGCCCAGAACCTGCAGGTCGTCGAACTCACGGTGACCGAGAACGCGCCGACCCGGGGGTACACGATCAGCGAGCTACAGCTCCCGGCCGACGCGACGGTGCTCGCGTTCGGCAAGCGGGACGAACCGCTTTCGATCCCGAGCGCCGACGAGTCGCTGGAGGCGGGCGACCGGATCGTCGTCCTCGCGGACTTCGACGTGCTCTCGGACGTCCGCCAGATCCTCGTCGGCGAGGGCGGCCGCGCGGCCGCCGGAGGTGTGTAACCATGGTGACAGCGTACGTCATGATCAAGGCGAACACGGGCGAGGCGGACCGGCTCAGAGACGACATCGAGGCCATCGACGGCGTCGAGTCGGCGTACATCGTCGCCGGGGACGTGGACATCATCGCGAAAGTGAACGTCGACTCCCCGGCGGAAGTGAAGGGGATCGCCGCGACGGAGGTCCAGTCAACCGACGGCGTAGAGGACACCCAGACGTACATCGCGATGGATTAGCCGGCCCGGTCCGCTCCCCGCGTTTTCGTGGTTTCCGCCGACGGCTACAGCGGTGTCCCGTCGCGGTCGCCGCCCTCGGCGGCTCGCTCGCCGCGCTTCCGCGCCCGCCCCCGAAGCTCCGCGACCGGGTCGCGGTAGTCGTAGCCCGGGACGACCCCCTGCACGTACGTCCCCTCGACGAAGTCGACCAGCGCCTTGGCGTCGTCGGCCCCCTGGTCGGCGTCCCAGGCGGTGACCGACAGTTCGATCCGCACCTCGTCGCCGTCCCGCGACACCTCGACGGGACCGGTGTCGCTCGACCGGACCACGTCGTAAGCGTCTTCGAGCCGTCGCTCCAGCGTCTCGTACCAGCCGTTCTCGACGGCCTCGCCGACCGTCTCGCCCGCGACGGCGGCGTCGAGCGTCGGCACCCGTTCGACCAGTCGGAACGTCCCGGCGCGGCCCTCGCCTGCCGGCTCGACCGTGACCGTCACGTCGAACGGGGTCGTCGTGCAAGCGAAGCCGTCGTCCCGCTCCTCGAACGCGCCGTGGGCCGCGAGCGCGTCCCGCGTGGCGGATCCGTCGTCCTCAGTCATCGGCGCTCGGTACGCGCTCGCGCCGGAAGGCCGTTGCGTTCGGCTTCGCCGGCCGTCCTCACCGCACGGCCACGGACTTGACGCCGGCGGGCACCGTTCCAGCGACCGACCAGCCGTCCGCACCGTACACCAGGACGTCCGACTGGGCACGTTGCTCGAACCCGTCCTCGACGCCCATCGTTCCGGCGAAGAGCCGGTCGCCGTCGGTCGCCCACGAGAGGACGAACGGCGAGTCCTCGCCCCGGAGCGGGAGGCGCTCCATGCTACCGTCCTCACGGAGAACAAACACCGCTCCGTGACCCTCTTCCGGCCCCCAGCCGTTCGCCGCGGTGTACACCGCTCCGTCGTGTGCCACCGCCTCCCGGTAGTAGTTGAACCAGAAGTCCCGGAAGTCCGTATCCTGGCGAGTCCACGTGCGGCCCGCGTCCTCGGTCCGGTACAGGCCGTTCCCGGTGGCGGCGATGTACTCGTCCGGTGACAGGGCCAGCACGTGGTGCACGTCGTCGTGGACGCCGTTCGCCCGCTCGGTCCACGACTCGCCGCGGTCGTCGCTCACGCACACGCCGCCGACCTCGACCCCGGCGATGAGGCGGTCCGGGGCGTCGTGATGTACGGCGAGCGTCCGCGCCTGGGATCCCCGATCGCGCGGCGAGCGGTCCGCCCACCGCTCCCGCGCCGGGACCGCGCGGAACCCGTTGCACTCCGTCCATCCCTCCGCGGTCGGGTCGTCCCAGTCGTCGACGGGCAGCCGGTAGACCCGCGCCGGATAGGTACCGGCGTAACAGTCGGTGCCGTCGGGACTGACGGCGACGGAGACGACGGGGTCGTCCGGGACGCCGAGGTCGCGCCAGCGGCGGCCCTCGCGGGAGCGGAACAGCCCCGCGTCGGTCGCGGCAAGGAAGCCAATACCGTCGACCGCGTCGACGGCGTGGACCGTGCCGAGATCGCGCGCTCGCTCCGCCGCTTCGAACGGTGTCCCGCGGGCAGTGTACAGTCCCTCGTGCGTTCCCATTGCGATCACGGTCGGGGACATCATACGGCGGTTCCCACACCCCCGTTTGGAGCCGTGGACCCGGTCCGACCGAACTCCACACGAAGCGGGCCCGTCACAGGCGGCCCGCGCGCCGTTCGGGTGCTACCCATGGCTACCGATCCATGCTGCTCCCGGGTCGGAATAGGTATCGGTGGCGGGGAGGCCGCCGAGGGGGGAGACGCGGACCGAACGGATCGTCGGCCGTGGCCGGTCCTTTCCCCCAGCTGACTCACGGACGGTAAACCACCGTGGGTGTCGCGGGGCCCCTCCCGGGCGGTGCCGGCCGCGGAACGCGACCGATAGAACATCAATCTTTCCCCGTGTTTCTGGGGTCACAGGTCTCACCGGTGTTTTGTGTTCACAAACGACCCACCTCCCCCCATGGACGCAGACGGTTCCCGCGTTCGGCTCACGACGATCGGCGAAGCGCTCGGCCTGACCGCCCTCGGAACGGTGATCGGTACCCTGACGATAATCGCGCTCAGGCTCTCTTTCGGGGCCGCCGGCCTGACCGACGTACGGGTCGTGGAGATCTTTCTCTCCCGGGGTATCCAGCTTGGGTTTCTGATAACGTCCGTCGCCTACCTCTATCGGACGGCCGGGTTCTCCCGGTACGTGCAGATCAGGAAGCCGTCACTCCACGACGCCGCCTGGGTCGTCGGTTCCATCGTTCTGCTCGCCGGTATCGGGGCAGCCACGAGCTCCCTGCTCGACGTTCTCGGGATCGCCGTGGAGAACGAGGCCGGCGGGGGTCACGAGAGTCCGTATGCCTCGACGCCGGTGCTCTGGCCGGTTATTTTCGTCGTCTGGTTCCTCTTCGCCGCACCCTCCGAGGAACTTCTGTTCCGCGGCATCATTCAGGGGCGGATCAGGGAGGCGTTCGACCCCGGGAAAACCGTCGTCCTCTCGGGGGTGATGTTCGGACTCATGCACGTCCCAGTCGCCGCTCTCTCCACGGGTCTGGAACCGGTCAGCAGCTTCGTCGAAACGTTCGT
The genomic region above belongs to Halostella salina and contains:
- a CDS encoding Lrp/AsnC family transcriptional regulator encodes the protein MVHAFIMVKTAAGQSEELLAAVRELGQVDEAHIVAGDYDLITEVDVEEVYDVLHTASSGIQKLDGVADTKTYISMG
- a CDS encoding potassium channel family protein produces the protein MRFVIIGAGRVGLRTARVLREEGHEVTLVERGAEKAKRARNQGYEVIEGDGSREDVLNEAEIASADAVGALTGDLNVNFAACMIGKHHGCRTVLRIDEDYREEIYRKYAEEVDEIIYPERLGAIGAKNALLGGDIRAIADIAQNLQVVELTVTENAPTRGYTISELQLPADATVLAFGKRDEPLSIPSADESLEAGDRIVVLADFDVLSDVRQILVGEGGRAAAGGV
- a CDS encoding Lrp/AsnC family transcriptional regulator — its product is MVTAYVMIKANTGEADRLRDDIEAIDGVESAYIVAGDVDIIAKVNVDSPAEVKGIAATEVQSTDGVEDTQTYIAMD
- a CDS encoding DUF5813 family protein, whose protein sequence is MTEDDGSATRDALAAHGAFEERDDGFACTTTPFDVTVTVEPAGEGRAGTFRLVERVPTLDAAVAGETVGEAVENGWYETLERRLEDAYDVVRSSDTGPVEVSRDGDEVRIELSVTAWDADQGADDAKALVDFVEGTYVQGVVPGYDYRDPVAELRGRARKRGERAAEGGDRDGTPL
- a CDS encoding WD40/YVTN/BNR-like repeat-containing protein — translated: MGTHEGLYTARGTPFEAAERARDLGTVHAVDAVDGIGFLAATDAGLFRSREGRRWRDLGVPDDPVVSVAVSPDGTDCYAGTYPARVYRLPVDDWDDPTAEGWTECNGFRAVPARERWADRSPRDRGSQARTLAVHHDAPDRLIAGVEVGGVCVSDDRGESWTERANGVHDDVHHVLALSPDEYIAATGNGLYRTEDAGRTWTRQDTDFRDFWFNYYREAVAHDGAVYTAANGWGPEEGHGAVFVLREDGSMERLPLRGEDSPFVLSWATDGDRLFAGTMGVEDGFEQRAQSDVLVYGADGWSVAGTVPAGVKSVAVR
- a CDS encoding CPBP family intramembrane glutamic endopeptidase yields the protein MDADGSRVRLTTIGEALGLTALGTVIGTLTIIALRLSFGAAGLTDVRVVEIFLSRGIQLGFLITSVAYLYRTAGFSRYVQIRKPSLHDAAWVVGSIVLLAGIGAATSSLLDVLGIAVENEAGGGHESPYASTPVLWPVIFVVWFLFAAPSEELLFRGIIQGRIREAFDPGKTVVLSGVMFGLMHVPVAALSTGLEPVSSFVETFVGGMVFALAYERTGNLVVPSATHALLWSQTIVFAILGA